In Phaseolus vulgaris cultivar G19833 chromosome 3, P. vulgaris v2.0, whole genome shotgun sequence, the sequence TGAGGCATGGCCTTCCAATTAGGTTGAAGGACACTCGTGACTCTGGCAACCCTATACACTAAAATATCCAAAAATGAAACCAAATGAAAAGGAGAAGACAATAGAAGAAACAAACTTCTGCACCACATCGCTGTCCACCCCATGCAAGACAACATGTCAGGATCACAACACAGCCCTTTTCTCTCAACAAAAATATTCTAAATCTCAAAACTAAATTATTCCTTCACactttcatcatcatcatcaactcCATCTTAACCACTCCACCATACAAACCAAGAGAGAGAAAAGGTGAACATTTTtatctctctccctctctctgtGCCCCAAAATGGAGTAGATTGGAAtgaaaatatatacatataataatcTATAAggaatattttcaaaaaaccaAAAACACTTTCCAAAGGGAATCTACTCATTTCATGTATGTTTTCACGTGTTGCATAGTCAAAAGTTTTAGACCATTGTAAAGTCGGCAGGTGTAACGAGgaaaatgttttatattaaaatagtataataaGTTTTTCTTTTCACATGTTAAGGTTGTTTGGTCTCAAATTAActggtgtttagaatctttgttttTTTAACTGGTGTTTAGAATATCTGGTATATAGACTTTAGGGTGGTGGAGTTGATccttgtttttatatattttgaactgTATAAGGGTTAActaaaaaagtatatatttatgtttatatggATTAAGGAAAAGAATAATTATGTATAAGATTTGATGAGTAATGATGGTTTAATGATGCAGACAAGAAGGATAATTTGTAAAAGGTGAGAGACTTTTATGTTATGACGTACCTTTTTGTACTTGTTCACTGAAAGTTCCCTCCACCTCCGAAAGATTGACCTGACAGCGCAGCATTGTTTGTCTCTGATTCCAAGGAACTCAAGTTAAACCCTCgttgttgttgttgctgctgTGCAACTCCTAGAAAATCCCTTGTGAGTCTATTAGACCCTCCAACGCTCAGTTTTGGCTCCTTGTTCATGGCATGATCGTATGCTTCGAACCCGGGAAGGTTCATCATCTCCTGCACGCTGGAGTTCAGGATGCTGCTGTAGTTCGCAGCACTGATCAGTGGCCTGTGCTCAGATTTGGATGCCAAGCTTCTTAGGAGAGAGGAGGCactgttgttgttgttgctggAACTCGCAGCACCCATTTGAGCAGCTTTTTGGAGCAGTGCAGTTGCTGACATGTGAGACATGTTGGTGCTGCTCTGAAGAGAGGTGCTGAAGAGAGAAGGGGCGGTGGCGGAGCTTGTTTCGATCATGGTGCCTTCTGTGAAGAAATTTGAGGGTTCAGTGGTGGTGAAGTGGTGCTCCTCGGAGTAGTTGGGGGTGTGGTTTCGGTTGGAGAGAAAGGGGAGGTTGAAGAGGTTAGAAGGGGTGTTGTTGTTGAGGTCAGATAGTTGTATCATTCCTTGGAATGGCTTGTTTGAGATTAAGCCTTGTTGGTGATCATGGTAGTTctggttttggttttggtttggttcttgaatgaaGAATGGAGGGTTTTGCATTTGCATGGTTTGGTGTGAGGAGGGTCTGAAGGGTGAGGGCATGTTTGGTGGGAGAATGTGGTCAAATTGACCAGTTCTTGGTGCACCACCAAAACGCAATAGGTCACTGGATTGGG encodes:
- the LOC137806080 gene encoding protein indeterminate-domain 5, chloroplastic, yielding MAAPFSAASLFGIREEDQNQMKQQHSSTTTPSSSSTPAAPPPQKKRRNQPGTPNPDAEVIALSPKTLMATNRFICEVCNKGFQREQNLQLHRRGHNLPWKLKQKSNKEAKRKVYLCPEPTCVHHDPSRALGDLTGIKKHFSRKHGEKKWKCDKCSKKYAVQSDWKAHSKTCGTREYRCDCGTLFSRRDSFITHRAFCDAFAQESAREPPNLSSAIGNQLYGNSNMSLGLSQIPSIHDQNSQSSDLLRFGGAPRTGQFDHILPPNMPSPFRPSSHQTMQMQNPPFFIQEPNQNQNQNYHDHQQGLISNKPFQGMIQLSDLNNNTPSNLFNLPFLSNRNHTPNYSEEHHFTTTEPSNFFTEGTMIETSSATAPSLFSTSLQSSTNMSHMSATALLQKAAQMGAASSSNNNNSASSLLRSLASKSEHRPLISAANYSSILNSSVQEMMNLPGFEAYDHAMNKEPKLSVGGSNRLTRDFLGVAQQQQQQRGFNLSSLESETNNAALSGQSFGGGGNFQ